A region of Streptomyces deccanensis DNA encodes the following proteins:
- a CDS encoding calcium-binding protein — translation MRTRTAAVATLVTSALLSLLVPAAAHADTAKGDTVFTSVNFNQKTFNIGVSAAQTVSVAATAKDGSGINGILGAKLVSSDDRIIHARSADCARPSSTTMRCVFKFTLDADRTDYYDLRNSSAGIWRFTAEAVAKDQDFYDLETSAKIQVKRLAKLATTQAGPEPVAKGGRLTVTGALTRADWNTNTYVPHAGRSVALQFKRSGTSTYSTVKTVTTDAGGKLRTTVTATTSGTWRWKATATSTTSGATAYGDTVTAK, via the coding sequence ATGCGTACACGTACGGCGGCCGTCGCCACCCTCGTCACCTCGGCGCTGCTCTCGCTGCTCGTCCCCGCCGCCGCCCACGCGGACACCGCGAAGGGCGACACGGTCTTCACCTCGGTGAACTTCAACCAGAAGACCTTCAACATCGGCGTCAGCGCGGCCCAGACGGTCAGCGTCGCCGCCACGGCCAAGGACGGGTCGGGCATCAACGGCATCCTCGGGGCCAAGCTCGTCAGCTCCGACGACCGGATCATCCACGCCCGCAGCGCCGACTGCGCCAGACCCTCGTCCACCACCATGAGATGCGTGTTCAAGTTCACCCTGGACGCCGACCGCACCGACTACTACGACCTCAGGAACAGCTCGGCGGGCATCTGGCGCTTCACCGCCGAGGCCGTCGCCAAGGACCAGGACTTCTACGACCTGGAGACGAGCGCCAAGATCCAGGTGAAGCGCCTGGCCAAGCTCGCCACCACCCAGGCCGGCCCCGAGCCCGTGGCCAAGGGCGGCAGACTCACCGTCACCGGCGCCCTGACCCGGGCCGACTGGAACACCAACACGTACGTCCCGCACGCCGGCCGCTCCGTGGCCCTCCAGTTCAAGCGGTCCGGCACCTCCACGTACTCCACGGTCAAGACGGTCACCACCGACGCGGGCGGCAAGCTCCGCACCACCGTCACCGCCACCACCTCGGGCACCTGGCGCTGGAAGGCCACCGCGACCTCCACGACGAGCGGAGCGACGGCGTACGGCGACACGGTGACGGCGAAGTAG
- a CDS encoding sigma-70 family RNA polymerase sigma factor yields the protein MGVDGRDESKSAEGAEAAAEAEPQVPRQGGRGVPAQWDRSDSGVLPPRAPSDADLIAWMRSGDDSAYEELYRRHAQAVRRYARTCCRDAHTADDLMAEVFARMLQAVRGGSGPEHAVRAYLLTSVRRVAATWTSSAKREQLVDDFAVFAAQASRGAEGSDSDTLDLGADVRAMHEAEQSMAMQAFRSLPERWQAVLWHTEVEDESPSEVAGLFGLDANGTRVLASRAREGLKQAYLQAHVSAALAGNSAECGRYADRLGAYARGSLRTRAERGLRAHLEECAACRLAAGQIKEVASGIPAVVPVAVIGWFGAAGYAKVAALVAGGTGAGAAGVAGAAAAASGGSGGAGAGGGAAAEGLGGPAKAGIAVSVAGMVAAAVALALANDEVKPTQPPAKPPASQPAEAAPEPDPPTPPEERPAPGAPARVVPASGPLPSPTPTPSPSPSRAATPAPSAKPTPAPTPTPTPTPAPPKPAPTPPPAPTPPPPPPPPAVYRWNELRYGLLGDGTEPEMRLGESSWVWQRYGMSVAGKRYANGVTVHGRSSVTIDLNRRCASYDALVGVDDLTHGLGRVYFSVYGDGVRLWKSGLVRGGDPAVPVQVSLSGRRTVRLVVEPQGPHDLVVLADWAESSFRCE from the coding sequence ATGGGTGTTGACGGGCGGGACGAGTCGAAGTCGGCGGAGGGGGCGGAGGCAGCGGCGGAGGCCGAGCCTCAGGTGCCGAGGCAAGGGGGGCGCGGCGTTCCGGCGCAGTGGGACCGTTCCGACTCCGGTGTGCTGCCGCCGCGGGCGCCCTCCGACGCCGATCTGATCGCGTGGATGCGGTCCGGGGACGACTCGGCGTACGAGGAGCTGTACCGGCGGCACGCGCAGGCCGTGCGCCGGTACGCGCGGACCTGCTGCCGGGACGCCCACACGGCCGACGACCTGATGGCCGAGGTCTTCGCCCGGATGTTGCAGGCGGTCCGCGGGGGTTCCGGGCCGGAGCACGCCGTACGGGCCTATCTGCTGACCTCGGTCCGGCGGGTCGCCGCGACCTGGACGAGCTCCGCCAAGCGGGAGCAGCTGGTCGACGACTTCGCGGTGTTCGCGGCCCAGGCCTCGCGCGGGGCCGAGGGGTCGGACAGCGACACGCTGGACCTGGGGGCCGACGTGCGGGCGATGCACGAGGCCGAGCAGTCGATGGCGATGCAAGCCTTCCGTTCGCTGCCGGAGCGGTGGCAGGCCGTGCTCTGGCACACGGAGGTCGAGGACGAGTCGCCGAGCGAGGTCGCCGGCCTCTTCGGGCTGGACGCCAACGGCACCCGGGTGCTGGCCAGCCGGGCGCGGGAGGGGCTCAAACAGGCGTATCTGCAGGCCCATGTGAGCGCCGCGCTCGCGGGGAACTCGGCGGAGTGCGGGCGCTACGCCGACCGGCTCGGCGCGTACGCGCGCGGCAGCCTGCGGACCCGGGCCGAGCGGGGGCTGCGCGCCCATCTGGAGGAGTGTGCGGCGTGCCGGCTGGCCGCCGGGCAGATCAAGGAAGTCGCGAGCGGGATCCCCGCCGTCGTCCCCGTCGCGGTCATCGGGTGGTTCGGCGCGGCCGGGTACGCGAAGGTGGCCGCGCTCGTCGCCGGTGGCACGGGAGCGGGTGCGGCCGGGGTCGCGGGCGCCGCGGCCGCGGCGAGCGGGGGTTCCGGTGGCGCCGGGGCGGGCGGCGGGGCCGCCGCGGAGGGGCTCGGCGGGCCGGCGAAGGCCGGGATCGCGGTGAGTGTGGCGGGGATGGTCGCCGCGGCCGTGGCGCTCGCGCTGGCGAACGACGAGGTGAAACCCACGCAGCCGCCCGCCAAGCCGCCCGCCTCGCAGCCCGCCGAGGCCGCGCCGGAGCCGGATCCCCCGACGCCGCCGGAGGAGAGGCCCGCGCCGGGCGCGCCCGCGAGGGTGGTGCCGGCGTCCGGACCGCTGCCGTCACCGACCCCGACCCCGTCGCCTTCTCCCTCGCGGGCCGCGACTCCGGCTCCGTCCGCGAAGCCGACCCCCGCTCCCACGCCCACCCCCACGCCGACTCCCGCACCGCCGAAGCCGGCCCCCACGCCGCCCCCGGCACCCACTCCCCCGCCCCCGCCGCCTCCCCCGGCCGTCTACCGGTGGAACGAGCTGCGGTACGGCCTCCTCGGCGACGGCACCGAGCCCGAGATGCGGCTGGGCGAGAGCAGCTGGGTCTGGCAGCGGTACGGGATGTCGGTCGCCGGGAAGCGGTACGCGAACGGGGTGACCGTGCACGGGCGCTCCTCCGTGACCATCGACCTCAACCGCCGGTGCGCCTCGTACGACGCGCTCGTCGGCGTCGACGACCTGACGCACGGCCTGGGCCGGGTCTACTTCTCCGTCTACGGCGACGGGGTCCGGCTGTGGAAGTCCGGGCTGGTGCGGGGCGGGGATCCGGCGGTCCCGGTCCAGGTGAGCCTCAGCGGGCGGCGGACGGTACGCCTGGTCGTCGAGCCGCAGGGTCCCCACGACCTGGTGGTGCTGGCGGACTGGGCGGAGTCGTCGTTCAGGTGTGAGTGA
- a CDS encoding asparagine synthase-related protein, with protein sequence MRWLVGWSSTAAGAPVYGSAGATGPDGEAVHPVGSHLIWGGPDPLWAVGDWRPDEVRVVQADAETRIAVLGICGASDEQLRVGLFAARGGALRHLTAWPGSYTAVVQVGRRVTVCGDLAGARPVFHTPWAGGTAYATAALPLADLVEANLDFGHLAALLAAPDVPDALHDSTPYDGVRRIPPGHALILRAGAREIAGYEPVASLAVAAPSADPASAVDAVRDALVESVRVRLSAPRHVPDVDPGPVPGMGPAERRAARGMPVPGIGADVSGGPASGTLALLAAGLPGAPGTVLGHGTGAGERLLAVTFNDLATSGRETELERAGTLAANPRLHHVVVTGGEEVLPYADLDVPLTDEPGPSLVTAARHRARLASGSADHFTGYGARQVLDAHPARLADLLMDRKRRHLVRPVAALAKADGSVLVPARVYGAARKLARTPYRSGVEVLATRLMQRRFEEPGGAVGASLAALTWARPGPAARWLTGEALAEVSIRLGATTGRSTVGPGQRPGDFRARAALARHAADLRVLEQAAEIRSQRLHMPFLDNQVVRACRALPEALRVRPGARAAILRTVLEGAGVTDLPPGWGAPSHATSTAAARTGLRTAADTLITLFDTPLLAQAGLVEARVVRKALRAAAEGEPLPLDGLADLVALELWLRRLLSRRGTCWTGTPARQRAVPAGITPQRGALGAGATARRA encoded by the coding sequence ATGCGGTGGTTGGTGGGATGGAGCAGTACCGCCGCTGGCGCGCCCGTCTACGGCTCCGCCGGCGCCACCGGACCCGACGGCGAGGCGGTGCACCCGGTCGGTTCGCACCTGATCTGGGGCGGCCCCGACCCGCTGTGGGCCGTCGGCGACTGGCGCCCCGACGAGGTGCGGGTCGTGCAGGCCGACGCCGAGACGCGGATCGCCGTCCTCGGGATCTGCGGCGCCTCCGACGAGCAGTTGCGCGTCGGCCTGTTCGCCGCCCGCGGCGGCGCGCTGCGCCACCTCACCGCCTGGCCCGGCAGCTACACCGCCGTCGTCCAGGTCGGCCGCCGGGTGACCGTCTGCGGCGACCTCGCGGGCGCGCGCCCGGTCTTCCACACCCCCTGGGCGGGCGGCACGGCGTACGCGACCGCAGCCCTGCCCCTCGCCGACCTCGTCGAGGCCAACCTCGACTTCGGGCATCTGGCCGCCCTGCTGGCCGCCCCCGACGTACCGGACGCCCTCCACGACTCCACTCCGTACGACGGCGTGCGCCGCATTCCTCCGGGGCACGCACTGATCCTGCGCGCCGGGGCGCGGGAGATCGCCGGCTACGAGCCGGTGGCCTCCCTCGCCGTCGCCGCGCCCTCCGCCGACCCGGCCAGCGCGGTGGACGCCGTCCGTGACGCCCTCGTGGAGTCCGTACGGGTCCGCCTCTCGGCCCCCCGGCACGTGCCCGACGTCGACCCCGGGCCGGTGCCCGGCATGGGCCCCGCCGAGCGCCGCGCCGCCCGGGGCATGCCCGTGCCCGGCATAGGAGCCGACGTCTCCGGTGGCCCCGCCTCCGGCACCCTGGCCCTGCTCGCCGCCGGACTGCCCGGCGCCCCCGGCACGGTCCTCGGCCACGGCACCGGCGCCGGCGAGCGTCTCCTCGCCGTCACCTTCAACGACCTGGCCACCTCCGGCCGCGAGACCGAACTGGAACGGGCGGGCACCCTGGCCGCCAACCCCCGGCTCCACCACGTCGTCGTGACCGGCGGCGAGGAGGTCCTCCCGTACGCCGACCTCGACGTCCCCCTCACCGACGAGCCGGGCCCCTCCCTGGTGACGGCCGCCCGCCACCGCGCCCGCCTGGCCTCCGGCAGCGCCGACCACTTCACCGGCTACGGCGCCCGCCAGGTCCTGGACGCCCACCCCGCCCGGCTCGCCGACCTCCTCATGGACCGCAAACGCCGTCACCTGGTCCGCCCGGTCGCCGCCCTCGCCAAGGCCGACGGCTCGGTGCTGGTCCCCGCCCGCGTCTACGGCGCCGCGCGGAAACTGGCCCGCACCCCGTACCGCTCCGGCGTCGAGGTCCTCGCCACCCGTCTGATGCAGCGCCGCTTCGAGGAGCCCGGAGGCGCGGTGGGCGCCTCCCTGGCGGCGCTCACCTGGGCCAGACCGGGCCCGGCCGCCCGCTGGCTGACGGGCGAGGCCCTGGCAGAAGTATCGATTCGCCTGGGGGCGACGACCGGCCGTTCCACCGTCGGCCCCGGCCAGCGCCCCGGCGACTTCCGCGCCCGCGCGGCCCTGGCCCGCCACGCGGCCGACCTCAGGGTCCTCGAACAGGCGGCGGAGATCCGCTCCCAACGCCTGCACATGCCCTTCCTCGACAACCAGGTCGTCCGCGCCTGCCGCGCCCTCCCCGAGGCGCTGCGCGTCCGGCCGGGCGCCCGCGCCGCCATACTCCGTACGGTCCTGGAGGGCGCCGGCGTCACCGACCTCCCGCCCGGCTGGGGCGCCCCGTCCCACGCGACGTCCACCGCGGCCGCCCGCACCGGCCTGCGTACGGCCGCCGACACCCTGATCACCCTCTTCGACACCCCCCTGCTCGCCCAGGCGGGCCTGGTGGAGGCCCGAGTGGTCCGCAAGGCCCTGCGCGCCGCGGCCGAGGGCGAGCCCCTGCCGCTCGACGGCCTCGCCGACCTCGTCGCCCTCGAACTCTGGCTCCGCCGCCTCCTCTCCCGCCGAGGCACCTGCTGGACCGGCACCCCGGCCAGACAGCGCGCGGTCCCGGCCGGCATCACCCCCCAACGCGGCGCCCTGGGCGCGGGGGCGACGGCTCGACGGGCCTGA
- a CDS encoding NAD(P)/FAD-dependent oxidoreductase has product MVKEPMRILIVGGGYVGLYTALRLQRQLKPELGRGDVEIVVVSPDPYMTYQPFLPEAAAGSISPRHVVVPLRRVLDKCKVVIGEATAINHAKRVATLTTLATEEEGSAAEQLTYDELVLAPGSISRTLPVPGLADHGIGFKTVEEAIGLRNHVIEQMDIASSTRDPAIRDAALTFVFVGGGYAGVEALGELEDMARYTARYYHNVKPEDMKWILVEASDRILPEVGEEMGRYTVTELRRRNIDVRLHTRLESCADRVAVLSDGSRFPTRTVVWTAGVKPHPVLAATDLPLNERGRLKCTAELSVEGVAHAWAAGDAAAVPDVTAEAGKETAPNAQHAVRQARTLGDNIAHSLRGEPLETYSHKYVGSVASLGLHKGVAHVYGRKLKGYPAWFMHRVYHLSRVPTFNRKARVLAEWTLSGLFKREIVSLGSLEHPRAEFELAAGGKPPENPKGSS; this is encoded by the coding sequence ATGGTGAAGGAACCGATGCGCATCCTTATCGTCGGCGGCGGATACGTCGGGCTGTACACAGCGCTGCGCCTGCAGCGACAGCTGAAACCGGAACTCGGACGTGGTGACGTCGAGATCGTCGTCGTGTCCCCCGACCCCTATATGACGTATCAACCCTTCCTTCCGGAGGCGGCCGCGGGCTCCATCTCGCCCCGCCATGTCGTCGTACCGCTGCGCCGGGTCCTCGACAAGTGCAAGGTCGTCATCGGCGAGGCCACCGCGATCAACCACGCCAAACGCGTCGCGACCCTCACCACCCTCGCCACCGAGGAGGAGGGCTCGGCCGCCGAGCAGCTGACGTACGACGAACTGGTCCTGGCCCCCGGATCGATCTCGCGCACCCTGCCCGTCCCCGGGCTCGCGGACCACGGCATCGGCTTCAAGACCGTCGAAGAGGCCATCGGCCTGCGCAACCACGTCATCGAACAGATGGACATCGCCTCCTCCACCCGCGACCCCGCGATCCGCGACGCCGCCCTGACCTTCGTCTTCGTGGGCGGCGGCTACGCCGGTGTGGAGGCGCTCGGCGAGCTGGAGGACATGGCCCGCTACACCGCGCGGTACTACCACAACGTGAAGCCCGAGGACATGAAGTGGATCCTCGTGGAGGCCTCCGACCGCATCCTTCCCGAGGTCGGCGAGGAGATGGGCCGCTACACGGTCACCGAGCTGCGCCGCCGCAACATCGACGTACGCCTCCACACCCGCCTCGAATCGTGCGCCGACCGCGTCGCCGTCCTCAGCGACGGGTCCCGCTTCCCGACCCGTACGGTCGTCTGGACGGCCGGGGTGAAACCGCACCCCGTCCTCGCCGCCACCGACCTGCCGCTGAACGAGCGCGGGCGGCTGAAGTGCACCGCCGAGCTGTCCGTGGAGGGCGTCGCGCACGCCTGGGCGGCCGGTGACGCGGCCGCCGTCCCCGACGTCACCGCCGAAGCCGGCAAGGAGACCGCGCCCAACGCCCAGCACGCCGTCCGCCAGGCCCGCACCCTCGGCGACAACATCGCCCACTCCCTGCGCGGCGAGCCCCTGGAGACGTACTCCCACAAATACGTCGGCTCGGTCGCCTCCCTCGGCCTGCACAAGGGCGTCGCCCACGTCTACGGGCGGAAGCTGAAGGGCTACCCGGCCTGGTTCATGCACCGCGTCTACCACCTGAGCAGGGTGCCCACCTTCAACCGCAAGGCCCGTGTCCTCGCCGAATGGACCCTCTCCGGACTCTTCAAACGGGAGATCGTCTCGCTCGGATCACTCGAACATCCCCGTGCGGAGTTCGAACTCGCGGCCGGTGGAAAGCCTCCTGAGAACCCGAAGGGGTCGTCCTGA
- a CDS encoding TetR/AcrR family transcriptional regulator — MHIQESHWSSASTIAPGGAIGSAGGNGRGDGVRSTPLRVDAQRNLEHVLRAAREVFGELGYGAPMEDVARRARVGVGTVYRRFPSKDVLVRRIAEEETSRLTEQARVALGQEEDPWQALSRFLRTSVASGAGRLLPPQVLRVGVAEDGPDAVGGLVADEARVPQQRMQPTAELRLVSADSGAGGSAAGLGGPADDAGASALLEVVGQLVERARAAGELRQDVTVADVLLVIATGAPSLPDAAQQAAASARLLDILLEGLRSRPA; from the coding sequence ATGCATATTCAGGAGTCCCATTGGTCGTCCGCGTCCACCATCGCACCCGGCGGTGCGATCGGCTCGGCGGGCGGCAACGGACGCGGTGACGGAGTGCGGTCCACTCCGCTCCGCGTGGACGCACAGCGCAACCTCGAGCACGTGCTGCGTGCGGCGCGCGAGGTCTTCGGCGAGCTGGGGTACGGCGCGCCGATGGAGGACGTGGCCCGCCGCGCGCGGGTCGGTGTCGGCACGGTGTACCGGCGCTTCCCGAGCAAGGACGTCCTGGTCCGACGGATAGCCGAGGAGGAGACGTCTCGGCTCACCGAACAGGCCAGGGTGGCGCTCGGGCAGGAGGAGGACCCGTGGCAGGCGCTGTCGCGGTTCCTGCGGACGTCGGTGGCCTCCGGTGCCGGGCGGCTGCTGCCGCCGCAGGTGCTGCGGGTCGGCGTCGCCGAGGACGGGCCCGACGCGGTCGGCGGCCTCGTCGCCGACGAGGCGCGGGTGCCGCAGCAGCGGATGCAGCCGACGGCCGAGCTGCGGCTGGTGTCGGCCGACTCGGGCGCGGGTGGTTCCGCCGCCGGCCTCGGTGGGCCGGCGGACGACGCCGGGGCCTCGGCCCTGCTCGAGGTCGTGGGGCAGTTGGTGGAGCGGGCTCGGGCCGCGGGTGAGCTTCGTCAGGACGTGACCGTGGCGGATGTGTTGCTCGTGATCGCCACGGGTGCGCCTTCGTTGCCGGACGCGGCGCAGCAGGCTGCGGCGTCGGCGCGGTTGCTGGACATTTTGTTGGAGGGGCTGCGGTCTCGGCCTGCCTGA